The Halorussus limi genome includes a region encoding these proteins:
- a CDS encoding universal stress protein, with amino-acid sequence MILLGVYETPRELTADERQRREVEAYRDLYTLAADFVQRGETAEVELVMGENVADAPTTVAEDRDVDALLVPNPITTLGHVLVAIRDEKFARPISDFVCALNQEVLLHTNLLHVAESESDVEEGEQLLSEVKQRLVDEGYSQAGIDKEVVVDDDPSFAISQAARNNDLIVVGETQEPGVERVFGPTYESIADRTELPIIVVRDT; translated from the coding sequence GTGATTCTGCTCGGTGTCTACGAGACGCCGAGGGAACTGACGGCAGACGAACGGCAGCGACGCGAAGTGGAGGCGTATCGGGACCTGTACACGCTCGCGGCCGACTTCGTTCAAAGAGGGGAGACCGCCGAGGTAGAACTCGTCATGGGAGAGAACGTCGCGGACGCACCGACGACCGTCGCCGAAGACCGGGACGTGGACGCGCTTCTCGTACCGAACCCCATCACCACCTTGGGCCACGTCTTAGTCGCGATACGCGACGAGAAGTTCGCGCGACCGATCAGCGACTTCGTCTGCGCGTTGAATCAGGAGGTTCTCTTACACACGAATCTCTTGCACGTCGCCGAGTCCGAGTCCGACGTCGAGGAGGGCGAGCAACTGCTCTCGGAGGTCAAACAGCGACTCGTCGACGAGGGGTACTCGCAGGCAGGAATCGACAAGGAAGTCGTCGTCGACGACGACCCGTCGTTCGCGATAAGCCAAGCGGCGAGGAACAACGACCTGATCGTCGTGGGCGAGACGCAGGAACCGGGAGTCGAGCGCGTCTTTGGGCCGACGTACGAATCGATCGCCGACCGGACGGAACTCCCGATAATCGTTGTTCGGGATACGTAA
- a CDS encoding Cdc6/Cdc18 family protein yields MITDARVLRTGFVPREVEHRDAEVTHLTEVLAPLTDGDPADTTLLLGPSGVGKTCLAKYTAEQLRQEVLDVEYQYVNCWQNFSEFRTLYRILEGLGKTIDIHRQSTPRDELFERLRTYDGPPCVVILDEADQLEQKRLLYTLHELPQFSMLLIANRERELFANADERLTSRLTGCERVRFDRYDSAELVSIMDARVKRGLEENAVERDQLATIADAAAGDARVALSVLRTAARQAHQSYESRITDEIVEASIPEARAERHEKDVDTLTPHQHTLYEIIEDHDAISPSELYEEYRERTDDPKTDRTVRNYLSKMDQYDVIEAEGTSRDRTYRSVSETFDRIE; encoded by the coding sequence ATGATAACCGATGCTCGCGTCCTCCGGACAGGCTTCGTTCCCCGAGAAGTCGAGCATCGAGACGCCGAGGTCACCCACCTCACCGAGGTCCTCGCTCCGCTGACCGACGGCGACCCCGCCGACACCACCCTCCTGCTCGGCCCCTCGGGCGTCGGCAAGACCTGTCTCGCCAAGTACACCGCCGAGCAGTTGCGCCAAGAGGTCCTCGACGTAGAGTACCAGTACGTCAACTGCTGGCAGAACTTCTCGGAGTTTCGCACCCTCTACCGGATTTTAGAGGGACTCGGCAAAACGATAGACATCCACCGCCAGTCCACGCCGCGCGACGAACTCTTCGAGCGACTGCGCACGTACGACGGCCCGCCGTGCGTGGTCATCCTCGACGAGGCCGACCAACTCGAACAGAAGCGTCTGCTCTACACGCTCCACGAACTCCCGCAGTTCTCGATGCTGCTCATCGCCAACCGCGAGCGGGAACTGTTCGCCAACGCCGACGAACGCCTGACCAGTCGGCTCACGGGGTGCGAGCGCGTGCGGTTCGACCGCTACGACTCGGCGGAACTCGTGTCCATCATGGACGCCCGCGTGAAGCGCGGTCTCGAGGAGAACGCCGTCGAGCGCGACCAGTTGGCGACCATCGCCGACGCCGCCGCGGGCGACGCCCGCGTCGCGCTCAGTGTCCTCCGGACGGCCGCCCGGCAGGCCCACCAGAGCTACGAGTCGAGAATCACCGACGAAATCGTGGAAGCGTCGATTCCGGAGGCGCGCGCCGAACGCCACGAGAAGGACGTGGACACGCTGACGCCCCACCAGCACACGCTCTACGAGATTATCGAGGACCACGACGCCATCTCGCCGAGCGAACTGTACGAGGAGTACCGCGAGCGCACGGACGACCCGAAGACCGACCGCACGGTCCGCAACTACCTCTCGAAGATGGACCAGTACGACGTGATAGAGGCCGAGGGGACGAGTCGCGACCGGACGTACCGGTCGGTGTCCGAGACGTTCGACCGAATCGAGTAA